From the Streptomyces sp. NBC_01216 genome, the window TCCTCAACTCGATCGGCGCGGGCCAGAACCCGGACCACGAGACCGCCGGCGCCCACACCACCACGCACGTCGTCTTCGCCGCACCCACCTGGACCCTGGAGGAGGCCGCGGAGGCCATGACACACGGCGGCTTCCGCCATCTCGTCGTCCTCGACGGCGCGGGTCCGATCGGCATCGTCTCCGTACGCGACATCATCCGCTGCTGGACCCCGGCCCACCGCCGCTCGGCGGCCCCGGCCGGGCACTGAGCCCCGACCGGGTCACGCGCGCACGCCGAAGTCCGGCCGCCCCCACGGCGGCCGGGCCTCCTCCCGGAGGCCCGGCCGCAGGTCGCCCGACAGGCCCTCAGCCGCGCAGGGCCCGGACGGCGGCGTCGAGCCGCTTGCCGAAGTCGCCGTCCGCCTGACGGAAGTTGCCGATGGCCCGCTCGGCGATGTCATCGCGCGAGACCTTGGCGATGAAGCCCGCCAGGTTCTCGACGAGGCGGCTCCTCTCGTCCTCGGACATCAGGCGGTAGAGGTCGCCCGCCTGGACGAAGTCGTCGTCCTCGGCGTGCACCGGGGCGGCATGGTCGCCGGTGCCGCCGGTGACCGGGGTGGACTGCCACAGCGGCCGGCCGGTCTGGGCCGGACCGCCGAAGGAGTTCGGCTCGTAGTTCTTCGCGCCCCGGTGACGGCCGTCGTAGAGGAAGCCGTCACGCGCGTGGGTGCGCGCCTCGGTGGCGTGCGGCCGGTTCACCGGCAGGTGGTCGGCGTTGACGCCGACGCGGTACCGGTGGGCGTCTCCGTAGGCGAAGAGACGACCCTGGAGCATCTTGTCCGGGGACGGGCCGATACCGGGCACGAAGTGGGCCGGACTGAAGACGGACTGTTCGACCTCCGCGAAGACGTTCTCCGGGTTCCGGTTGAGTTCCAGCGTGCCGATCTCGATCGGCGGGTAGTCCTCGTGCGGCCACACCTTGGTGAGGTCGAAGGGGTTGAAGCGGTAGGTCGCCGCGTCGGCCGCCGGCATGATCTGGACCTGCACGGTCCAGGTGGGGAAGTCCCCGCGCTCGATGGCCTGGCGCAGGTCGCGCTGATGACTGTCCGGGTCCTCGCCGGCGAGCCGGTTGGCCTCGTCCTGGGTGAGGTTCCGGATGCCCTGGTCGGTCTTGAAGTGGTACTTGACCCAGAAGACCTCGCCGGCCTCGTTGTTCCACTGGAAGGTGTGCGAGCCGTAGCCGTTCATGTGGCGATACGAGGCGGGTATGCCCCGGTCGCCGAAGAGCCAGGTGACCTGGTGCGTCGACTCGGGCGACAGGCCCCAGAAGTCCCAGACGTTGTCGGCTTCCTGTGAGCCGGTGTACGGGTCGCGCTTCTGGGTGTGGATGAAGTCGGGGAACTTGATGGCGTCCCTGACGAAGAACACGGGGGTGTTGTTTCCGACAAGGTCGTAGTTGCCCTCCTCGGTGTAGAACTTCAGCGCCCAGCCACGCGGATCGCGGACGGCGTCGGCCGCGCCGAGGTTGCCCGCGACGGTGGAGAAGCGCAGGAACGTCTCGGTCCGCTTGCCGACCTCGGAGAGGAACGCGGCGCGCGTCCACCGCGAGACGTCGTGGGTCACCGTGAAGGTGCCGTAGGCGCCCGCGCCCCGCGCGTGGACCACGCGCTCCGGGATGCGTTCCCGGTTGAAGTGGGCGAGCTTCTCCAGGAGGAGCTGGTCCTGGACGAGGACGGGACCGCCGACGCCCGCCGTCTCGCTGTTCTGGTTGTCGGCGACCGGCGCGCCGGCCTCCGTGGTGAGCGGTCCCTGCGTCACGTACGCCTCCTGCGTCATTTCCTGCGTGTCCTGTCCTGTGGGCCGCGGCCTGTCCGGGCGTCGACCTACGCCTGAATCGATCCTACGATAGACAATGTCTAAGTCAAGTAAGGATCTAAAGTCACACCCGTTCGGGACACCGAGTCCCCACTGTTAGGCTGACCCTCATGAGCGACCTGTTGGAACGACTGCGCGGCCGTGGCTGGCGGATGACCGCGCAGCGGCGTGTCGTGGCCGAGGTCCTCGACGGGGACCACGTCCACCTGACGGCCGACGAGGTCCACGCCGCCGCCGTGGAGCGGCTCCCCGAGATCTCCCGGGCGACCGTCTACAACACGCTCGGCGAGATGGTCACACTCGGCGAGGTCATGGAGGTCGCGACGGACGGCCGCGCCAAGCGGTACGACCCGAACGCGCACCGCCCGCACCAGCACCTCGTCTGCGGTCGCTGCGGCGCCATCCGCGACGTCCACCCGGCGGGCGACCCGATGGCGGACCTCCCGGACGCCGAGCGCTACGGCTTCACCATCTCCGACGTCGAGGTCACCTATCGCGGCCTCTGCCCGTCCTGCGCGTCGACCGCCTGATCCGCACCCCGGACCCTTCTGCCCCGCGCGAGGCCCCCGCTCCTGGTCACCCAGGCCGGGGGCCTCGCGCGTACCCCCGGCCCGCAGGCACCGGAAACACGACGAAGGCCCGGATCCTGAGGGATCCGGGCCTTCGTTCGCTACTGAGTAGCGGGGACAGGATTTGAACCTGCGACCTCTGGGTTATGAGCCCAGCGAGCTACCGAGCTGCTCCACCCCGCGTCGGTGAACCCAACCTTACGGGACCCCCTCCACCAGCGCAAATCCCGTCCTCCCGGTCCACTCCGGCCCCGGGTCGCCGCCTCTCCCCACCGCCCGGCGGGACACGACCAGGCGCTGGGTCCGGCGTGTGCGATCGCACGCGGGGGCCGGAACCGCCGCCGGCCGGGAGGCCCCGCGACGGGACACCCCCGGACCGTGACGGACCGCGCCCGGCCCGGCGGGCACTACGCGGTGAGCTCCTGGTGCAGTGCCTCGCTCAGCCGCGCGGCCCGCTCGGCCACCTCCGCCGGGCCCAGTTCCACGGCGCGCGCGCACCAGCGCCGCCCCTCGGCCAGCTCGCCCCGGCGGGCCGCGAGCAGCGCCAGCCGGAGCGCCGCCCGGCCGTGTCCGGCGTGGGCGGCTCGGGTCCACCACAGGGCCGCCTCACGCTCACTGCCCTCACGGGCGAGCAGCAGCCCGAGGTTGAAGGCGCCGTTGCGGCTGCCCGCCTCGGCGGCCTCCCGGTACCAGCGGGCGGCGTCGGCGGTGTCACCGCGGGCGGCGGCGAGCATGCCGACCCGCACCTGCGCCCGGCGGTGCCCCTGCTCGGCGGCGCGCTCGTACCACTCCTCACACTCGCTCTTCTCCTCCCGCGGGGCCCCGAGGGCGGGCGGGGCGGGCTCCGGCCGGCGCGCGTCAAGGACGGTGGCGAGGCGGAACGCCGCCTCGGCGCTGCCGCCGCCCGCGGCGCACCGCAGATGCCGCTCCGCGGCCTGCTCGTCCCCGTCGCGCAGGGCGGCGATCCCGACCTGCAGGGCGGCCTCGGTGTGCCCGGCCGCCGCGGCGCGCTCGTACCAGCCGAGCGCCGCGCGGTCGTCGTCCCGGCCGGCGTAGAGGATGCCGAGGTTGAACGCGGCGTCGACGCTGCCGGCTTCCGCGGCCTTGGAGAACCAGGGCTCGGCGCCGTTGGCGTCGCCGGCCTGCAGGAGCAGGACGGCGAGCGCGTTGGCGGCCTCCCGGTGACCGGCGTAGGCGGCGCGGCGGTACCACTGTTCGGCCTGCGGGGTGCGGTCCTGGGCGGCACAGAGCAGGCCCAGGTTGTACGCCCCGTTGACGTCGCCCGCGTCCATGGCGGCGCGGTACCAGCGCTCGGCGGTCTGCTGCTCGCCGCGGGCCGCGTGCAGGGCGCCGAGCGCGTTGGCCGCGTTGCCGTCCCCGTCCTGGGCGGCGCGCAGCCACCACACGGCGGCGCTCTCCTCGTCGCCGGCGTCACGCAGCAGGAAACCGAGCGCGCAGGCGGCCTTGGCCTCGCCCTCCTTGGCCGAACTGAGGTACCAGCGGCCGGCCTCCTTCAGCTCGCCCCGCTGTTCCAGGATCGCGCCGAGGTACAGGGCGGCCCGCCGGTGTCCGCGCGCGGCGGCCTGCCGGTACCACTGCTCGGCCTCGCCCGGCTCCCCGGTGGGCGTCGTCGCCGTCCCGGTGACGAGCGCGGGGCCGGCCCCGCCGACGGCTCCCGTGACATCCGCCGGCGCCTCGTGGAGGGAGCGCGACCGGGTGCCGGCGTCGTGGAACGAGGCAGGACCGCGCTCCGACTCGGCGGCCCGCTTCGCCA encodes:
- a CDS encoding CBS domain-containing protein, giving the protein MLVRDAMSTLALTIGPAHTLRQAAGLMSARHVGAAVVLDADHSGLGIITERDILNSIGAGQNPDHETAGAHTTTHVVFAAPTWTLEEAAEAMTHGGFRHLVVLDGAGPIGIVSVRDIIRCWTPAHRRSAAPAGH
- a CDS encoding catalase translates to MTQEAYVTQGPLTTEAGAPVADNQNSETAGVGGPVLVQDQLLLEKLAHFNRERIPERVVHARGAGAYGTFTVTHDVSRWTRAAFLSEVGKRTETFLRFSTVAGNLGAADAVRDPRGWALKFYTEEGNYDLVGNNTPVFFVRDAIKFPDFIHTQKRDPYTGSQEADNVWDFWGLSPESTHQVTWLFGDRGIPASYRHMNGYGSHTFQWNNEAGEVFWVKYHFKTDQGIRNLTQDEANRLAGEDPDSHQRDLRQAIERGDFPTWTVQVQIMPAADAATYRFNPFDLTKVWPHEDYPPIEIGTLELNRNPENVFAEVEQSVFSPAHFVPGIGPSPDKMLQGRLFAYGDAHRYRVGVNADHLPVNRPHATEARTHARDGFLYDGRHRGAKNYEPNSFGGPAQTGRPLWQSTPVTGGTGDHAAPVHAEDDDFVQAGDLYRLMSEDERSRLVENLAGFIAKVSRDDIAERAIGNFRQADGDFGKRLDAAVRALRG
- a CDS encoding Fur family transcriptional regulator; translated protein: MSDLLERLRGRGWRMTAQRRVVAEVLDGDHVHLTADEVHAAAVERLPEISRATVYNTLGEMVTLGEVMEVATDGRAKRYDPNAHRPHQHLVCGRCGAIRDVHPAGDPMADLPDAERYGFTISDVEVTYRGLCPSCASTA
- a CDS encoding tetratricopeptide repeat protein; the encoded protein is MEYMGDRATLLETGRFVQRHAKNAADDIIEAVVAVDATVDTTAESETETEARHRRAAERGEAASMSMLGALLLRRGDLTGAESHLRAAAAEGDRAAANNLGVLLHQRGYADEAAGWWRVAAVAGSAPAAHALGRHHRERGDEPAAEYWLRQSAEQGHALGAYALADLLEHRSDVGAERWLRAAAEQGHREAAYRLARALAKRAAESERGPASFHDAGTRSRSLHEAPADVTGAVGGAGPALVTGTATTPTGEPGEAEQWYRQAAARGHRRAALYLGAILEQRGELKEAGRWYLSSAKEGEAKAACALGFLLRDAGDEESAAVWWLRAAQDGDGNAANALGALHAARGEQQTAERWYRAAMDAGDVNGAYNLGLLCAAQDRTPQAEQWYRRAAYAGHREAANALAVLLLQAGDANGAEPWFSKAAEAGSVDAAFNLGILYAGRDDDRAALGWYERAAAAGHTEAALQVGIAALRDGDEQAAERHLRCAAGGGSAEAAFRLATVLDARRPEPAPPALGAPREEKSECEEWYERAAEQGHRRAQVRVGMLAAARGDTADAARWYREAAEAGSRNGAFNLGLLLAREGSEREAALWWTRAAHAGHGRAALRLALLAARRGELAEGRRWCARAVELGPAEVAERAARLSEALHQELTA